A portion of the Candidatus Neomarinimicrobiota bacterium genome contains these proteins:
- a CDS encoding regulatory protein RecX, translating to MHEENQGNLNLDLLSKAKESAIIYLSYRDRSIAEMNRRLSKKGYPPEVIENVIHTLEETDLLNDERFALSYSSYKVEDKSWGPEKLRFELRVKGIDKELAEKVINRTYEKYSQNDLIQKLISKRLKNRQEANRAEMKKHIDYLKRRGFRWDVIREAISDNEGYFTD from the coding sequence ATGCACGAAGAAAATCAGGGGAATTTAAATTTAGACCTCCTTTCAAAAGCAAAAGAGAGTGCAATAATTTACCTGAGTTATCGTGACAGGTCTATCGCAGAAATGAATCGGAGACTTTCCAAAAAAGGATATCCGCCTGAAGTGATTGAGAACGTCATTCACACCCTTGAAGAAACTGATTTACTGAATGACGAGCGGTTTGCATTAAGTTATTCGAGCTATAAAGTTGAGGATAAATCCTGGGGTCCGGAAAAACTCAGGTTCGAGTTGCGCGTCAAAGGAATAGACAAAGAGTTAGCCGAAAAGGTAATTAATAGAACTTATGAAAAATACAGTCAAAATGATCTCATACAGAAACTAATATCGAAACGGTTAAAAAATCGGCAAGAGGCAAATCGCGCGGAAATGAAAAAACATATTGATTATCTTAAGAGGCGCGGGTTCAGGTGGGACGTGATCAGGGAAGCGATCTCAGACAACGAAGGATATTTCACGGATTAG
- the alaS gene encoding alanine--tRNA ligase translates to MKSSNEIRAEFLKFFEDRGHKIVPSTPVVPADDPTLLFINAGMNQFKNIFLGTEKVKHTRIADTQKCIRVSGKHNDLEDVGIDTSHHTFFEMLGNWSFGDYYKKEAIEWAWELLTEVWGLEKERLWATVHETDAEAKKLWPKVTELPRERVLEFGDKDNFWEMGEIGPCGPCSEIHYYIGDDITKQSADKINTDDPDYIEIWNLVFIQFNRDSQGRLKELPQKHVDTGLGLERIVSIIQDKRSNYDTDSFSPIINELEKITKKKYKGENQPAFRVIADHLRSLCISIADGVMPSNEGRGYVIRRLLRRAARFGRTLGMEKPFIYTLVTSLSEMMGETFPELIEKQEYIEKVIKAEEVNFGETIDRGIELFDSVVSRLETEKKSVIPGKDIFKLYDTFGFPVDLTELMAKEKGLGVDIEKFNEEMASQKERSRSGKKFAVEELIPEGVELNSDPTIFLGYDTLESETEITQIISLNNKDISLLLKETPYYAESGGQIGDSGVIKNKDINIQVNDTQKVGDSYYLHIGIILEGKPKEGMKVIVSVDEDRRKNILPNHTSTHLMHAALRKILGTHVQQAGSLVASDRLRFDYTHFEKPSKSLLNEIESLVNRKIRENIQLKTKITNFEDAKKSGAMALFGEKYGDEVRMVEIGDFSKELCGGTHVGRTGDIGMFLITQETSISSGIRRIEAVTGVEAFKYTQENMNVLSEIEGELSTSGSELAERIRNLSDSKKQLEKKLKEKEVSSYLSEIDSWISEASEIQGVTLVAKIIDSSSVDEMKSIGDALRDKLKSGVGVLGAKIDNKASLITVMTKDLIDSGLSSKDIVTTLGKIIGGGGGGSDHMATAGGKNPELLKEAIEKSASVLESFLKEKV, encoded by the coding sequence ATGAAATCGTCGAATGAAATCAGGGCGGAATTCCTAAAGTTCTTTGAGGACAGAGGGCATAAAATTGTTCCTTCCACTCCTGTCGTTCCAGCCGATGATCCCACGCTGTTATTTATCAATGCCGGAATGAACCAATTCAAAAACATCTTTCTCGGGACGGAAAAAGTTAAGCACACAAGAATAGCGGACACTCAGAAGTGTATCAGGGTTAGTGGTAAACACAATGACCTTGAAGACGTAGGAATAGATACTTCGCACCATACGTTCTTCGAAATGCTCGGCAATTGGTCGTTTGGTGATTATTACAAAAAGGAAGCCATCGAATGGGCGTGGGAACTTCTGACGGAGGTTTGGGGGCTGGAAAAGGAGAGGCTCTGGGCTACGGTGCACGAAACGGATGCCGAAGCGAAGAAGCTATGGCCCAAGGTTACGGAGCTGCCTCGTGAGAGAGTATTAGAATTCGGAGATAAAGATAATTTTTGGGAGATGGGCGAAATCGGTCCCTGCGGTCCGTGCTCGGAAATTCATTATTATATCGGAGATGATATTACCAAGCAATCCGCCGATAAAATTAACACGGACGATCCTGATTATATTGAAATTTGGAATCTCGTTTTCATCCAGTTCAACAGAGATTCTCAGGGTAGATTGAAAGAACTTCCTCAAAAGCATGTGGATACCGGATTGGGACTTGAAAGGATTGTCTCGATCATACAGGATAAGCGGTCGAATTATGATACCGATTCTTTTTCTCCTATCATAAATGAACTTGAGAAAATCACAAAAAAGAAATATAAGGGTGAAAATCAGCCGGCATTCAGAGTTATCGCAGATCATCTCAGGTCGCTCTGTATTTCAATAGCAGATGGAGTAATGCCGTCAAATGAGGGCAGGGGTTATGTCATAAGACGCTTGCTCAGGAGGGCAGCCAGGTTCGGAAGAACTCTCGGAATGGAAAAACCCTTCATTTATACGCTCGTGACTTCGCTGTCCGAAATGATGGGAGAGACTTTTCCGGAACTGATCGAAAAACAGGAGTACATTGAAAAAGTTATCAAAGCTGAAGAGGTGAATTTCGGCGAAACAATCGATAGGGGTATAGAGTTATTCGATTCGGTTGTAAGTCGGCTGGAAACGGAAAAGAAGAGCGTTATTCCCGGGAAGGATATATTTAAGTTATATGATACTTTCGGATTTCCTGTAGATTTGACGGAACTGATGGCGAAGGAAAAAGGATTAGGCGTGGATATTGAAAAGTTTAACGAAGAAATGGCATCCCAGAAGGAAAGAAGTCGATCCGGTAAGAAATTCGCCGTTGAAGAATTAATACCGGAAGGAGTCGAACTGAACTCTGATCCAACGATTTTTTTAGGTTATGATACGCTTGAATCCGAAACGGAAATAACCCAGATTATATCTTTGAATAATAAGGATATATCGCTTTTACTTAAAGAAACACCTTATTATGCGGAATCGGGTGGACAGATCGGTGATTCCGGAGTTATTAAGAACAAAGATATCAATATTCAGGTCAACGATACTCAAAAAGTCGGCGATTCATATTATTTGCACATAGGAATAATTCTCGAGGGAAAGCCGAAGGAGGGTATGAAGGTTATCGTTTCGGTGGATGAAGACAGAAGAAAAAATATACTGCCCAACCATACTTCCACTCACCTGATGCATGCGGCGCTTAGAAAAATATTGGGCACTCATGTTCAACAAGCCGGTTCACTCGTAGCCTCTGACCGGCTGCGATTCGACTATACGCATTTTGAAAAACCATCGAAAAGTCTATTAAATGAAATTGAGAGTCTCGTTAACCGTAAAATTCGTGAGAACATTCAACTAAAGACAAAAATCACGAATTTTGAGGACGCGAAGAAATCAGGAGCGATGGCGCTGTTCGGAGAAAAGTATGGAGACGAAGTACGAATGGTAGAAATCGGCGACTTCAGCAAAGAACTGTGCGGTGGAACGCACGTTGGAAGAACGGGTGATATCGGAATGTTCCTGATAACCCAGGAAACAAGTATATCATCGGGCATTCGCAGAATCGAAGCGGTAACGGGAGTGGAAGCTTTCAAATATACTCAGGAAAATATGAATGTGCTTTCTGAAATTGAGGGAGAGCTCTCTACAAGTGGAAGCGAATTAGCTGAAAGAATCAGGAATTTATCAGATTCCAAAAAACAGCTGGAAAAGAAGCTGAAAGAAAAAGAAGTATCCTCTTATTTGTCAGAAATAGATTCATGGATTTCGGAGGCGAGCGAGATTCAGGGCGTTACTCTGGTGGCAAAAATTATTGATTCATCTTCTGTTGATGAAATGAAAAGTATAGGAGATGCGCTCAGGGATAAGTTAAAGAGCGGTGTAGGAGTTTTGGGTGCAAAGATTGATAACAAGGCGTCCTTAATTACAGTCATGACGAAAGACCTTATTGACTCTGGTCTGAGTTCAAAAGATATAGTAACCACATTGGGCAAAATTATAGGCGGAGGCGGAGGAGGCAGCGATCATATGGCTACCGCCGGAGGTAAAAACCCGGAATTATTAAAGGAAGCGATTGAAAAGTCAGCGTCGGTTCTGGAATCATTTCTAAAAGAAAAAGTATAG